A single region of the Vicia villosa cultivar HV-30 ecotype Madison, WI linkage group LG4, Vvil1.0, whole genome shotgun sequence genome encodes:
- the LOC131594360 gene encoding GDSL esterase/lipase At1g29660-like isoform X2: protein MQLAIDYCLFQHINFQRYVLTGELLGFEKKIPPFANTTGYDILKGVNYASSSGGILYETGKKTAINNIYLGLQLQNHKITVSRIVAELGGLAQAKDHLSKCLYYVYMGTNDYALNYFQPQHYSTSKQYNPTEYAQLLIDQLSNYLQVLHNNYARKLVLVGLDKIGCSPLAISDEGKPIGSCVEEQNDAALIYSQKLKSLVEDFNSLVLYSKTIFINTTALVPDSSVGFTVTDRACCSLKANGFCFPDSIPCTNRNEYVWFDGIHPTEAVNNFVALAAYNSADTPDVTYPLDISQLAEYVTGKGT, encoded by the exons GCGAGCTACTTGGATTTGAGAAAAAGATTCCACCTTTTGCAAATACCACTGGTTATGACATTCTGAAAGGTGTTAACTATGCATCTAGTTCGGGTGGAATTCTTTACGAGACTGGCAAAAAAACAGcg ATTAATAATATCTACTTGGGATTACAATTACAAAATCACAAAATTACAGTGTCCAGAATTGTTGCCGAGCTTGGCGGTTTGGCACAAGCCAAAGATCATCTCTCAAAGTGCTTGTATTATGTTTATATGGGCACCAACGATTACGCACTAAATTATTTCCAACCACAACACTATTCAACAAGTAAACAGTATAACCCTACCGAATATGCTCAACTTCTTATTGACCAATTATCCAATTATCTACAG GTTTTGCATAACAATTATGCAAGAAAACTTGTGCTAGTCGGGTTGGATAAAATAGGTTGCTCACCACTTGCCATTTCTGATGAAGGGAAACCTATTGGATCATGTGTTGAAGAACAGAATGATGCTGCATTAATATATAGTCAGAAGCTTAAATCTCTTGTGGAAGACTTCAATTCCCTAGTTCTTTATTCCAAAACTATCTTCATAAATACCACGGCTTTAGTCCCTGACAGCTCCGTTG GTTTTACTGTTACAGATAGAGCTTGCTGTTCCTTAAAAGCTAATGGATTCTGTTTTCCTGACTCAATACCATGCACTAATAGAAATGAATACGTTTGGTTTGATGGAATTCATCCCACAGAAGCTGTGAACAACTTTGTTGCATTAGCTGCGTACAACAGTGCTGATACTCCAGATGTGACTTATCCGTTGGATATCAGCCAACTTGCTGAGTACGTTACTGGAAAGGGGACTTAG
- the LOC131594360 gene encoding GDSL esterase/lipase At1g29660-like isoform X1 encodes MWCGIVKLLFGGELLGFEKKIPPFANTTGYDILKGVNYASSSGGILYETGKKTAINNIYLGLQLQNHKITVSRIVAELGGLAQAKDHLSKCLYYVYMGTNDYALNYFQPQHYSTSKQYNPTEYAQLLIDQLSNYLQVLHNNYARKLVLVGLDKIGCSPLAISDEGKPIGSCVEEQNDAALIYSQKLKSLVEDFNSLVLYSKTIFINTTALVPDSSVGFTVTDRACCSLKANGFCFPDSIPCTNRNEYVWFDGIHPTEAVNNFVALAAYNSADTPDVTYPLDISQLAEYVTGKGT; translated from the exons ATGTGGTGTGGAATTGTAAAGCTCTtatttggag GCGAGCTACTTGGATTTGAGAAAAAGATTCCACCTTTTGCAAATACCACTGGTTATGACATTCTGAAAGGTGTTAACTATGCATCTAGTTCGGGTGGAATTCTTTACGAGACTGGCAAAAAAACAGcg ATTAATAATATCTACTTGGGATTACAATTACAAAATCACAAAATTACAGTGTCCAGAATTGTTGCCGAGCTTGGCGGTTTGGCACAAGCCAAAGATCATCTCTCAAAGTGCTTGTATTATGTTTATATGGGCACCAACGATTACGCACTAAATTATTTCCAACCACAACACTATTCAACAAGTAAACAGTATAACCCTACCGAATATGCTCAACTTCTTATTGACCAATTATCCAATTATCTACAG GTTTTGCATAACAATTATGCAAGAAAACTTGTGCTAGTCGGGTTGGATAAAATAGGTTGCTCACCACTTGCCATTTCTGATGAAGGGAAACCTATTGGATCATGTGTTGAAGAACAGAATGATGCTGCATTAATATATAGTCAGAAGCTTAAATCTCTTGTGGAAGACTTCAATTCCCTAGTTCTTTATTCCAAAACTATCTTCATAAATACCACGGCTTTAGTCCCTGACAGCTCCGTTG GTTTTACTGTTACAGATAGAGCTTGCTGTTCCTTAAAAGCTAATGGATTCTGTTTTCCTGACTCAATACCATGCACTAATAGAAATGAATACGTTTGGTTTGATGGAATTCATCCCACAGAAGCTGTGAACAACTTTGTTGCATTAGCTGCGTACAACAGTGCTGATACTCCAGATGTGACTTATCCGTTGGATATCAGCCAACTTGCTGAGTACGTTACTGGAAAGGGGACTTAG